The following proteins are encoded in a genomic region of Amycolatopsis sulphurea:
- a CDS encoding DUF3558 domain-containing protein, with protein sequence MCRSFFALSGAVVAVVVTAGCSGSAPGAAVSPPVPSPAAAALPHSGAPKVERPLPASVLSGDPCQEALKPDQLEQILGNAPQGERHDNPALGTACNWINDTTGATVGVGYTTKVHDGLSAVYQNTRPLSSVWREFPSIQGFPAAAHTTISSGTQGGFCQVSIGISDSLTVDASLILRRAKVGKADACELAPRVADMVVTNLRKKAGV encoded by the coding sequence ATGTGCAGGTCATTTTTCGCGTTGTCCGGCGCCGTGGTGGCCGTTGTCGTGACTGCGGGATGTTCCGGGAGTGCGCCTGGTGCCGCGGTCAGTCCGCCAGTCCCATCACCGGCGGCTGCAGCGTTGCCGCACAGTGGTGCTCCCAAGGTTGAGCGTCCGTTGCCGGCGTCGGTGCTTTCGGGAGATCCGTGTCAGGAGGCGCTGAAGCCGGATCAGCTCGAACAGATCCTGGGGAATGCCCCGCAGGGAGAACGTCACGACAATCCTGCCCTTGGTACGGCATGTAACTGGATAAACGACACGACCGGTGCGACCGTCGGCGTGGGGTACACGACAAAAGTACATGATGGTCTCAGTGCGGTGTATCAGAACACAAGGCCACTGAGTTCGGTATGGCGCGAGTTTCCCTCTATTCAAGGGTTTCCCGCTGCCGCGCACACGACAATAAGCTCCGGTACTCAGGGCGGTTTCTGTCAGGTCAGTATAGGCATTTCTGACAGTCTGACGGTTGATGCCTCGTTGATTCTCCGCCGAGCCAAAGTAGGCAAGGCGGATGCGTGTGAGCTGGCTCCGCGGGTGGCCGACATGGTGGTCACCAATCTGCGGAAAAAAGCGGGTGTGTGA
- a CDS encoding SDR family NAD(P)-dependent oxidoreductase, giving the protein MLLEGKNAVVYGGGGSIGGAIARAFAEEGARVFLAGRSRDKLDRVAADIRAAGGAAEVAVLDALDEAAVDSHADAVVATGGSLDISVNVITHGDVQGTPMIEMSLADYEQPVLNGVRTTFLTMRAAGRHMKRQGSGVVLVFGGDGDPVRGHSVGGLQVGFAALEAMRRQLAAELGRNGVRTVTLRSGGVPEAIPADFPGGAELAEELAKPTMLGRTATLADVGAAAAFAASDKARTLTAATVNISCGALVD; this is encoded by the coding sequence ATGTTGCTTGAAGGCAAGAACGCGGTGGTCTACGGCGGGGGCGGCTCGATCGGTGGGGCCATCGCCAGGGCGTTCGCCGAGGAGGGCGCTCGCGTCTTCCTGGCCGGGCGAAGCCGCGACAAACTGGACCGAGTCGCCGCGGACATTCGCGCCGCGGGCGGGGCCGCCGAAGTCGCGGTGCTCGACGCGCTGGATGAGGCGGCCGTGGACAGCCATGCGGATGCCGTCGTCGCCACCGGCGGCAGCCTCGACATCTCGGTCAACGTGATCACCCACGGCGACGTACAGGGCACGCCGATGATCGAGATGTCGCTTGCCGACTACGAGCAGCCTGTGCTGAATGGCGTGCGTACGACGTTCCTCACGATGCGGGCCGCCGGACGGCACATGAAGCGGCAGGGCTCCGGCGTCGTGCTCGTCTTCGGCGGTGACGGCGACCCGGTGCGCGGGCATTCGGTGGGTGGCCTGCAGGTCGGCTTCGCGGCGCTGGAGGCCATGCGCCGTCAGCTCGCCGCCGAGCTGGGCCGAAACGGCGTACGCACCGTGACGTTGCGCAGCGGCGGTGTCCCGGAAGCGATCCCGGCAGATTTCCCCGGCGGCGCAGAACTGGCCGAGGAACTCGCGAAGCCCACCATGCTCGGCCGCACTGCCACCCTCGCCGACGTGGGCGCGGCGGCCGCGTTCGCCGCCTCCGACAAGGCTCGCACCCTGACCGCCGCGACGGTGAACATCAGCTGCGGGGCGCTGGTCGATTAG
- a CDS encoding SCO6745 family protein — translation MEPNPSPARQFWTALEPLHAVVYFAAEPARAAKTGGLRGFWMGYFAGRAAPLGPIGPEPVTAMFFGFAPRMVARALPDAWGFAAPEHVLRTRIEAVETTLTRLLGPADVGELVELLEKAVAGCSFAGRPLAASWAAVPRPGRPLARLWLAISALREHRGDGHVLASVAAGLTGLEASLTHIATGATTRESVQRARGWTDEEWEAATARLVCRGLLDGDGRLTVAGEDVRRTVEETTDRLAADPLEALGATAVVRVRELAVPLSRAVVDGGGLPAPNPMGAVRP, via the coding sequence ATGGAGCCGAATCCGAGCCCGGCACGGCAGTTCTGGACAGCGCTGGAGCCGCTGCACGCCGTGGTCTACTTCGCCGCCGAACCCGCTCGGGCCGCGAAAACGGGAGGACTGCGCGGGTTCTGGATGGGCTACTTCGCCGGCCGCGCCGCGCCCCTGGGACCGATCGGCCCCGAGCCGGTCACCGCGATGTTCTTCGGCTTCGCCCCGCGGATGGTCGCCCGTGCGTTGCCCGACGCGTGGGGCTTCGCCGCCCCGGAGCACGTGCTGCGTACGCGAATCGAGGCCGTCGAGACGACGTTGACCCGGTTGCTCGGCCCAGCCGATGTCGGTGAACTGGTGGAGCTGCTGGAGAAGGCGGTGGCTGGATGCAGCTTCGCGGGCCGTCCGCTCGCTGCGTCGTGGGCGGCAGTGCCACGTCCGGGCCGTCCGCTGGCTCGGCTGTGGCTGGCCATCAGCGCGTTGCGTGAGCACCGTGGGGACGGGCACGTGCTGGCGTCTGTGGCTGCCGGGCTTACTGGCCTCGAAGCGAGCCTTACGCACATCGCCACCGGAGCGACTACGCGAGAGTCGGTACAGCGCGCCCGCGGCTGGACTGATGAGGAGTGGGAGGCTGCGACCGCGCGACTAGTGTGTCGTGGGCTGCTCGACGGGGACGGCAGGCTGACCGTCGCGGGCGAAGACGTGCGACGCACTGTCGAAGAGACCACTGACCGCCTTGCGGCCGACCCACTTGAAGCGCTTGGTGCGACTGCCGTGGTACGCGTACGGGAGCTGGCTGTGCCGTTGAGCCGCGCAGTCGTCGACGGGGGCGGTCTGCCCGCGCCGAATCCCATGGGTGCCGTACGGCCGTGA
- a CDS encoding S1 family peptidase, with product MTSRKTLLAGFTAFSAAALTAGLCINSASAGPLAFAQMQAQAVTQANQVAGTLGAASGGIYLDRGKAVVNVTDAAAKDKAEAAGFATKTVKYSFAALTNAKNSMDSVKNVPQTAWGIDTKSNQVVVKIYDAASPAVKNKVTAAAAKLGDAARIEHRSGKLATYIADGDSITNNQVICSLGFNVTKGGQPMMLTAGHCTNEGGTWSGGDVSGAQIVQSDCPGADSGLLTRPNGTGDGAINTGQKITSAGTPTVGEKIQKQGQTTGGGSGEVTSVDESVNFDVGVLNHEFGTTAHTDHGDSGGPAYDGEKGLGTLSGGDTQTSYFYPLTLELEAYGLTLA from the coding sequence ATGACTTCCCGGAAGACGCTCCTCGCCGGATTCACGGCGTTCTCGGCCGCGGCACTGACCGCCGGCCTGTGCATCAATTCCGCTTCGGCCGGCCCGCTCGCCTTCGCGCAGATGCAAGCGCAGGCCGTCACACAGGCCAACCAGGTCGCCGGCACGCTCGGCGCGGCCAGCGGCGGGATCTACCTCGATCGCGGCAAGGCGGTCGTGAACGTGACCGACGCGGCGGCCAAGGACAAGGCCGAGGCGGCCGGTTTCGCCACCAAGACGGTCAAGTACAGCTTCGCGGCGCTGACCAACGCGAAGAACAGCATGGACTCGGTCAAGAACGTGCCGCAGACCGCCTGGGGCATCGACACCAAGTCCAACCAGGTCGTGGTGAAGATCTACGACGCGGCTTCGCCGGCGGTCAAGAACAAGGTCACCGCGGCGGCGGCGAAGCTCGGCGACGCCGCCCGTATCGAGCACCGCAGCGGCAAGCTGGCCACCTACATCGCCGACGGCGACTCGATCACCAACAATCAGGTCATCTGCTCGCTGGGCTTCAACGTGACCAAGGGCGGCCAGCCGATGATGCTGACCGCCGGCCACTGCACCAACGAGGGCGGCACCTGGTCCGGCGGCGACGTCTCCGGCGCCCAGATCGTGCAGAGCGACTGCCCCGGTGCGGACTCCGGCCTGCTGACTCGCCCGAACGGTACCGGTGACGGTGCGATCAACACCGGCCAGAAGATCACCAGCGCGGGTACGCCGACGGTCGGCGAGAAGATCCAGAAGCAGGGCCAGACCACCGGTGGCGGCAGCGGCGAGGTCACCTCGGTCGACGAGTCGGTCAACTTCGACGTGGGCGTGCTGAACCACGAGTTCGGCACCACCGCGCACACCGACCACGGCGACTCGGGCGGCCCGGCTTACGACGGTGAGAAAGGCTTGGGCACGCTGTCCGGCGGCGACACCCAGACCAGCTACTTCTACCCGCTGACCCTGGAGTTGGAGGCCTACGGCCTCACGCTCGCCTGA
- a CDS encoding SRPBCC family protein produces the protein MPEILLRHEFPVAAPPAAVAVHLSDPDNYVGLSPLVVAVRQVTHGPGPTRYVAVERFRFLGFLRYDNRIAVTLNVEGSEAVHGRVVSPGGVRIDYRFALRPNDTGTDVTDTLHLHAPFGLLRFAATRAREVQLARGGILADRMANATPGCRQSRCEGTCADCADCGGL, from the coding sequence GTGCCCGAAATCCTGTTGCGCCACGAATTCCCGGTCGCCGCCCCGCCCGCGGCCGTCGCCGTACACCTGTCGGATCCGGACAACTACGTCGGGCTCTCCCCACTCGTGGTGGCCGTGCGGCAAGTGACGCACGGTCCCGGGCCGACCCGTTACGTCGCGGTGGAACGGTTTCGCTTCCTGGGTTTTCTCCGCTACGACAACCGAATCGCGGTCACACTGAACGTCGAAGGCAGCGAAGCCGTGCACGGCCGGGTCGTCTCCCCCGGTGGCGTCCGGATCGACTACCGCTTCGCCCTGCGTCCGAACGACACCGGCACGGACGTAACGGACACCCTGCACCTGCACGCACCGTTCGGTCTGCTGCGCTTCGCCGCGACGCGCGCCCGGGAGGTTCAGCTCGCCCGCGGCGGAATCCTCGCCGACCGGATGGCCAACGCCACCCCAGGGTGTCGGCAAAGTCGGTGTGAGGGGACCTGCGCCGACTGCGCAGACTGCGGAGGGCTGTGA
- a CDS encoding GNAT family N-acetyltransferase, whose translation MSEENRVVRNDEKNRYELYTGGELAGFAEFSPREREIVFTHTEIGDEFGGRGLAKVLASAALDDVVSRGKTIVPVCPFIAGYLRKNDGYVEHVRWPGE comes from the coding sequence ATGAGCGAAGAGAACCGCGTCGTCCGCAATGACGAGAAGAACCGCTACGAGCTCTACACCGGCGGCGAACTCGCCGGCTTCGCCGAATTCTCCCCGCGGGAGCGCGAGATCGTGTTCACCCACACCGAGATCGGCGACGAGTTCGGCGGCCGCGGGCTGGCCAAGGTGCTCGCCTCGGCCGCACTCGACGACGTGGTGTCGCGCGGCAAGACGATCGTGCCGGTCTGTCCGTTCATCGCGGGATATCTGCGGAAGAACGACGGGTACGTCGAACACGTGCGGTGGCCGGGGGAGTGA
- a CDS encoding terpene synthase family protein, with product MQPFVLPEFYLPHPARLNPHLAGARAHCKQWAYQMDMIDVPQHGTVIWTERDLDAHDYALLCAYTHPDAGAAELDLVTDWYVWVFYFDDHFLELFKRTGDIEQARGYLDRIGRFMPATGEITEIPGNPVERGLADLWNRTVPQRSAGWRRRFRESTRNLLDESLWELANINEGRVSNPVEYIEMRRKVGGAPWSANLIEHSVHAEVPDEIAAMRPMEVLRDCFADAVHLRNDLFSYQREVEDEGELSNGVLVFEKFLGCGTQEAADAVNDLLTSRLHQFEHTALTEVPALFDEHAVDPAGRTETFAYVKGLQDWQSGGHEWHLRSSRYMNEGALDARDVPSPFSEPTGLGTSAARIFSSMLATAPQRARSFAHQPYERVGPIDLPEIPIPFPLRLNPGLAEARENLVGWCRRTGIIDDLVWDEQRMRGIDLPLCAAGIHPDASAEQLDLTSGWLAWGTYGDDYYPVVFGATRDLPAAKAMTERLKLFLPTRGESVPAAENPLEAGLADLWPRTTGSMDAEGREAFRRTVEVMLESWLWELANQAQNRIPDPIDYVEMRRRTFGADLTMALNRITQAETVPPDLHRTRVIQAIEHSAADFGGLVNDIFSYRKEIEYEGEVHNAVLVVRAFLDVDQDRAFGIVTDLLHARLAEFRHATEIGLPGLCTDHNLDEAARSTLTTYVEDLRNWIAGVVNWHRECVRYTDAELDRLAEPFATASSGAPVIGMSAVLGSSGPGLPVDAASSLGSPLAATSAIGTSAASLIPAAVTAAPHASASPGVTLPAAAPWTAAPHISAAPDVTLPTAASPVTATSPSGTPPASSATPVTLPTGPTGLGTTALRIHTPAP from the coding sequence GTGCAGCCGTTCGTCCTGCCCGAGTTCTATCTGCCCCATCCCGCCCGGCTGAACCCGCATCTCGCGGGCGCGCGGGCGCACTGCAAGCAGTGGGCCTATCAGATGGACATGATCGACGTGCCCCAGCACGGCACGGTGATCTGGACCGAACGGGACCTCGACGCGCACGACTACGCCTTGCTGTGCGCCTATACCCATCCCGACGCCGGTGCCGCGGAACTCGATCTGGTCACCGACTGGTACGTGTGGGTGTTCTACTTCGACGATCACTTCCTCGAACTGTTCAAGCGCACCGGGGACATCGAGCAGGCCCGCGGATACCTCGACCGGATCGGCCGGTTCATGCCCGCCACCGGCGAGATCACCGAGATCCCGGGGAACCCGGTGGAACGCGGGCTGGCGGATCTGTGGAACCGCACCGTGCCCCAGCGCAGCGCGGGCTGGCGCCGGCGATTCCGGGAGAGCACCCGCAACCTGCTCGACGAATCGTTGTGGGAACTGGCGAACATCAACGAGGGCCGGGTGTCGAACCCGGTCGAGTACATCGAGATGCGCCGGAAGGTCGGGGGCGCACCGTGGTCGGCGAACCTGATCGAGCATTCGGTGCACGCCGAGGTGCCGGACGAGATCGCCGCGATGCGCCCGATGGAGGTGCTGCGGGACTGCTTCGCCGACGCCGTGCACCTGCGCAACGACCTGTTCTCCTACCAGCGCGAGGTGGAGGACGAGGGCGAGCTGTCCAACGGTGTGCTGGTGTTCGAGAAGTTCCTCGGCTGCGGCACGCAGGAGGCCGCGGACGCGGTGAACGACCTGCTCACCTCACGGCTGCACCAGTTCGAGCACACCGCGCTCACCGAGGTCCCCGCGCTGTTCGACGAGCACGCGGTGGATCCGGCCGGGCGGACGGAGACCTTCGCCTACGTCAAGGGCCTGCAGGACTGGCAATCCGGCGGGCACGAATGGCACCTGCGCTCCAGCCGTTACATGAACGAAGGCGCGCTCGACGCCCGCGACGTGCCCAGCCCGTTCAGCGAACCGACCGGGCTGGGCACGTCGGCCGCACGGATCTTCTCGTCGATGCTCGCCACCGCCCCGCAACGGGCACGGTCGTTCGCGCATCAGCCCTACGAGCGGGTCGGCCCGATCGACCTGCCGGAGATCCCGATCCCCTTCCCGCTGCGGCTCAACCCGGGGCTGGCCGAGGCCAGGGAGAACCTCGTCGGCTGGTGCCGGCGCACCGGCATCATCGACGACCTGGTCTGGGACGAGCAGCGGATGCGCGGGATCGACCTGCCGCTGTGCGCCGCCGGCATCCACCCGGACGCCTCGGCCGAGCAGCTCGACCTCACCAGCGGCTGGCTCGCCTGGGGCACCTACGGCGACGACTACTACCCGGTGGTCTTCGGCGCGACGCGGGATCTGCCCGCGGCCAAGGCGATGACCGAACGGCTCAAACTGTTCCTGCCGACGCGCGGCGAGTCCGTACCGGCCGCGGAGAATCCGCTGGAGGCCGGGCTGGCCGACCTGTGGCCGCGCACCACCGGCTCGATGGACGCCGAGGGACGGGAGGCCTTCCGCCGCACGGTCGAGGTGATGCTCGAGAGCTGGCTGTGGGAACTGGCCAACCAGGCGCAGAACCGCATCCCGGACCCGATCGACTACGTGGAGATGCGCCGCCGGACCTTCGGCGCCGACCTCACCATGGCCCTCAACCGGATCACGCAGGCCGAGACGGTCCCGCCGGACCTGCACCGGACCCGGGTGATCCAGGCGATCGAACACTCCGCGGCCGATTTCGGCGGCCTGGTCAACGACATCTTCTCCTACCGCAAGGAAATCGAGTACGAGGGCGAGGTGCACAACGCGGTGCTCGTGGTCCGCGCGTTCCTCGACGTGGACCAGGACCGCGCGTTCGGCATCGTCACCGACCTGCTCCACGCCCGGCTGGCCGAATTCCGGCACGCGACCGAGATCGGCCTGCCCGGCCTGTGCACCGACCACAACCTGGACGAGGCGGCCCGCAGCACGCTCACCACCTACGTGGAAGACCTGCGGAACTGGATCGCGGGAGTGGTCAACTGGCACCGCGAATGCGTGCGCTACACCGACGCGGAGCTGGACCGGCTGGCGGAACCCTTTGCCACAGCTTCTTCCGGCGCACCGGTGATCGGGATGTCGGCTGTCCTCGGCAGCTCCGGTCCCGGCTTGCCGGTCGACGCTGCTTCGTCGCTGGGTTCGCCACTGGCGGCGACCTCTGCGATCGGCACCTCGGCTGCGAGCCTGATACCGGCCGCAGTCACAGCCGCACCACACGCCTCAGCCTCACCGGGCGTCACACTGCCCGCCGCCGCCCCATGGACTGCTGCACCACACATCTCAGCCGCACCGGACGTCACACTGCCCACTGCCGCATCACCAGTAACCGCAACCTCACCCAGCGGTACACCACCGGCCTCGTCAGCCACACCAGTCACCCTCCCGACCGGGC